A genome region from Octopus sinensis linkage group LG26, ASM634580v1, whole genome shotgun sequence includes the following:
- the LOC115224807 gene encoding F-box only protein 42, with protein MSAPAAVMEDEDDGHHIENCCKKPDDGEEGGRAETTNGESGKDEDYCDGQKEPVSLTHLPEELIEYIFFFLSPYRDLQSAKLVCRQWYRLALGVIYQREQNFHDAIASTEVLWTKLLPGDGPTITDRYSHCACYYDKSLYVFGGCTSTNTTFNDLWGFDLASRQWVRPLAMESACRFFKGKKKVSKYMTLHF; from the exons ATGTCGGCACCAGCCGCTGTGATGGAAGACGAAGATGATGGCCACCACATCGAGAATTGTTGCAAGAAACCGGACGacggagaggaaggaggaagagcaGAGACAACAAATGGCGAAAGCGGCAAGGATGAGGATTACTGTGATGGTCAAAAGGAACCAGTTTCTCTCACCCACCTCCCAGAAGAACTCATAgagtatattttcttctttctgtctccctACCGCGATCTACAATCTGCCAAGTTGGTCTGCAGACAATGGTACCGTCTTGCCTTAG GTGTCATCTATCAGCGTGAACAGAACTTCCACGATGCTATAGCAAGTACTGAAGTGTTGTGGACGAAATTGTTACCAGGGGATGGCCCCACAATCACAGACCGCTATTCTCATTGTGCCTGCTACTATGACAAGTCATTGTACGTTTTTGGGGGTTGCACTTCGACCAACACCACCTTTAATGATCTGTGGGGTTTTGATTTAGCTAGCCGACAGTGGGTGCGACCCCTGGCCATGG aaagtgcGTGCcgattttttaaaggaaagaaaaaggtcagtaAATACAtgacattacatttttaa